Genomic window (Accipiter gentilis chromosome 7, bAccGen1.1, whole genome shotgun sequence):
TGCCCAGCACAGTCTCCCTCGCTCCGCGGCCCATGCCTGGCAGGAGACCAGAGAGAAGGGCTGAGACAGGCAGGGAGGCACAGGACGGCTCAGAATGACCATGTCCCCCGCCCCCCATCCCGGCTCTGCTGGAGGAGGGCGGATGCCCGCAGAGCTGTGGTAGCCAGCAATGGCTTTGGACCCACCCTGGTAATCCACAGATTGGGGACAGCTTGGGTTGCGTGAGACAAGTGGGTCAAAAATTGAACAGATTATCAAACCACATTTTCAAGCTCTGGATTATCCACCACATCCTGCACCAGTGATTGCCGGCAGGTGGGAACATGAGTTGCGCTGTAAATCAGGGTTCAGTACGAGCTCTGCCCCCTGCCCACCTCACAGGACCATCCTCAGAACCAAAGGAGCAACCCCCAGCCCTTGGCCCCACATCTTTGACCCTGAAGGATGCGGGTTGAGAGCTTGGCTCAGGAGCCGGAGGGGAAGCGttcccttcctctgctcctctcctggagCAAGGTGAGTCTTTATCTGCATCAGCCTCAGCATTCTCCTGCATCAGGCACCACTGTGCACGATGGCCAAATCCTGGTTTAAGGCTCTGGACTTTCTGTTGGCGCAACAGCAGCCAGTCAGAACAGTGAAACATCACCCCATGGAGCAGGGCTGCCTCAAGCAGGGGAAGGTGCTTGTGGTCCCAGTCTGGTGGGGATGCTGGTCCTGGGAGAAGGGTGCTGGCTGTGGTGGGACCAGCCTGGAGAAGTCCCAGTGCCACCAGGGCAGTCCAGAGGGAAGCAATGCTCAGTGGTTCTTGGCCAAAGCCTGCAATTGGGTGCATGTCATGGCATCCACCTCCCTCAAGTACCTCAGCGCCAGAAACCTTCAGCGGGATTTTTCTTGTAGAAATTGCAAGAATTTGGTGTAAATCCCAGGTTGTCCTTCTTCTGGTCGAGGTGGTCCCAGGTGCATTTCTTGATGGCCACAGAAAAGTGCTCTTAAGAAGAGTGCAAGCATCTCCCACGTGTCCTGAAGCATCTGAATCACCCGGATTTCCTGGAGGGCGTGCAGGAGGATCTTCTCCCCCAAACTCTTTCCTGTCTTTTGCTGTAAGGCACTGATTACCCACACCCCTGAGCAAACAAGTTTGTTTGCATAGGAAACAGCATGGGGAGAAGTGCCAGCTCACCGTTGCTGCCAGCCACCCTGAACATGGAAGGGAACCCACCATGTCACCCCCACATTTCCTATCGACTTCTTTCCATTGGGGCGAGGCTTTGccccagagaagaaaagaaaagaggaggaggtacCCCAGAAGAACAGGTCTAGAAAGGCCCAGAGAAGCCCAGTATCTGCCTCTCCTGCGGCACGTATGGTTCCAGTAAAAACTACAGAGCAAACACCCTCCCTGCCGCCATCCCAAGTGAGTGGCATCACTTATTTTTGGCCCTTCCATGGCATGAAACACAGTAGTTTCTGAGCTGTCCCTGTGGACTGCATTTCCCCAGCACTGAAGCAGCCATGCGGACATGGTCATCATCCCCCAGAAGCCCCACGGTCTGTCTGACCCAGTACCTCATACATTTTTTGCTGATACATTTACTGTAAAGCCCAGCATGCAGACGGATGGTGTATTTTCTCAGCAACATGTGTTTTTGACACACAGCAGTTAGGCTTCTCATTAATTACCAAATGGAAAAGCCCTTTTTGCATCACATTAGAAAAACCCTCTACCCCAGAAAGAAGCATCTCCTTTGCAGGGAAGATGACTTGTCTGAAGCAAgactgcaggaggagggatgtaAAGAGGTCTGAAACCATCTGTACTGAAGCCCAAATGGAGGAAGGTAAGCGATCCACACCAGCACAGTGCTAGGTCCATAGCAGCCCTCACATCAGGTATTGGGTTCATGGGACTTTCAGTGTGCTGGCTGGGCAGAAAACCCCGGGGGGATTTTAAAGGCAGGTATTCTAGTAACAGTGAGCCAGCAGCGCTGAGGAGAAGCCCTCGGTCTGCCAAGGTTGCTGGTTTTCTGGCCAAGCCCTTCATTTGATGACCCGTAATTACACAGATGCAGTGGCAGAGGGCTGATGGGGCTGCAAGGACACACAGCATCCCCAGGGAAGGGGAATGGACATCAGGCTGGGACCAAGAAGAGCATCAGGATTAGTCACAGCtccctttgctctgctctgctcgGGGGCCCCAACTCACCCAAGTGCTTTTGCGCAGGCTCACTACCACTGAAACCGATTTTGCAACATCCTCCCGTAACTGCCgacaggctgggaggagaggaccCAGGAGCCCTGGTGGGTCTGGGTGGTCCTCACTCCCTGACCAGCTGGTCTGGGGGAAATTTTGACTTGTCTAGGACACCATCATCCCTAGGACACCATCCACAGCCAGCCAGGGCTCTTTGGGCACCCAGAAAACAACCGTTGCCCACTGCCAGTCCCTTTCCACTTGGCTTATATACATTTTATTGCTTGGGTACCATCTCCCAGCCCACTGGCACCTCTTGATCTGAGACACTTGGTATCGCAGAGTGAGACAATCCACCAAGGACCTTCATCTCAAGTATCTCAATTCACATCTGGTACTAAATTATTTGCTCAGTGCTATTAATACCCCATTAAAACACACAGTAGAGTGCTTCACTATTGCAGCTGTACTTTGTCCATCACCACCTTTGTTCATCATCTTTCATTCTCTCCTCCCTCAGCCTGACTAGTAGGAGCATATTAGGGATGCACCACACATCCAGCTTAGAGTTACGAGCCATTTATcttttatatgcatatttatactCAATCTGCCCATCCGCCTGGCACACAGCTCATGATTTCTAAAGGTCTTAATATCtgacaaaaatccccaaacaatcCAACCCAAGTATTGCACGGAGAGGAAAATATACATACCCCAAACACGGCCAAGAGAGATCAGCAGCCAGAGACACACACTGCAGCCCATGCCTTGGTTCACGGAGCCTCTGCTGCAGTGGAGTTAATATCTACTGCTGGGCTCATTATAAGGACAGGTGTACTCAAATCAGAGACGATGCCTTGGGCCATGTGTTTCCTGTTTTTGGCTGAAtaactcttctctttttttttttcttcttcagtggaAAGTATTCAAAGCACTAAGCCGTGCTGCTGAACGCTTCACCAGAGTCAGCCCAAGAGACctgcagaaggaagcagagcatcGATTTATAGTTTGTGCCAGAACTGCATCATCCTGCCACAGGTCCTTAACCCAACGGCAAAAGAAGAGGAAACGACCAGCAAGTTAATCATTTCACATATGGTAACAGCTTCCCGGGGCTGTACAGAGCCTTCAAACCCTGCTACTACAGCGGGGGCAGGCGGCCGCTCCCCCCACGTGGCATCGTCCCAACCGCTGCTGTTCAATCTCAGTGCCATGGGGCTGGTACCCAGCACGAAGCTCACCCAGAGAGACAGTGTGCACTTGTGCTCACAGCCACAATGCCCACCAGTGCAGGAAAACCCCAAATATTCTGGGATAAACCCATACCCCTGCTTTGGGCTGCATGGGATCTACAGTGAGGAGGAGTATGGGTGGTCTTCAAAAACTCACCGAGGAAAAGCCCAATCCTTGTTCTCAGGCTGAGTGCTCAGGGAGGTGATCTGGACTTCAATTTGCCATCGTTCAACACCATAGTGGGTGCTCAGGGATGGGGACAGTCACCCGTCCTGCTGGTGTCTCCCTCCAGGTAGTCATGGAGAGGGGACTGCGCCCTCCCACACTCAACGgagagctggggatggggagCGCAGGGAAAACACCGCTCGCTTGTTCCAATGCTAAAAATGGGTGAGAAAAGCTtggttgtttttctggttttagtgGAATGAATTATTCATCTCTGTCAGTGCTCAGCCCGAGCAGCTTTAAAATAGGagaatgtttttttcctattgctttcTTCAAGTTCTCATTGCTTCCTTTGGCTTTGAGAAAAGAGCAGAGGCAACAGCACAAAGCAGGAATTCCTCCACTGTTTTAAACCGAATTTGAGTGCCACAAGGAAATAAAGGGTGATCTTACAGCCCACCGCTTTTCAGTGGAGACAAGCTCCAAGAGTTTTGTTGCcaataaattatttctgatgaTAAAACCCCTAAAACCACGCCAGCATCCTGCTAGGCTGCTCCTTTCCTGCTCAGAAAGCATCTagctgagaaaagaaaagaagaaaaacccaaccaaccaaacaaaaaaaaacccaagccatttCCCAATAATCATCAGTTTGCTGAAGGGAAGAGCTCTGCAGAGGcctgaaaaagaaaggatgagTAAGAGCAGTACAAAGGGACTCAGCTCCTTTTCTTGCCACACGCACACAAGGAGCTTCGGCTCAGCTGAAACATGGCGGTGGTTCCTACCAGAGGCAGCCGGCTCCCAGACCAAAAGCTTGGCCAGATGGTAGAGGGCCAAAGACATCGCCTTGGGGTATTTTGCAGAGCAGCAAGCTTCCCTGGCACAAATCCCACCTGAAAAGTTGGTGGTCAGGGACAGGGGTCTCCAGTGGATGGGCTCCTTCAGCTCAGCCCCCCAGGTAGGGCAGCAGGATGGTCCCCAACCTTCCCCTTGCCACAGATAGGCGCCCCACACTTGGGTACAGGCTGTGCCGGCATGGAGAAGATTGTTGATGGCAATCTGGTCCAGGAAAACTATAAAATGCCGGTATCACCCATGGGGCCCTACCACAGCAGCatgccccaggctgggctggcacCGGCCgggagaaatgggaaaaattatttaataagcAAAACCgtcaaggaaaagaaatccttCCAGGAAGCACCTGGGGGCACAAAAAACATACAGGCAGTCACAGAAAAACCTCctttaactgaaaataatgatCCTAAATGCCTTTGCTTTCCCCATCAGCTCAGGCTGAAGTCTCCTGGCTAGAAAGATGACTGAGGCACAGCACCAGGCTCTGTATTTATTCATCACAGGAGGTTTTATGATGATGCTGTTGCTCAGCGGTCATCTTGGATTTTGTCAGAGgcagaaaagccccaaacctcTATATGGGAATGGACCAAGACCCAAGCAAATATTTTCAAGGGGGGAGATTTCTGCAAAAATATACATTGGTGCTAAAACCATCAGCCACATGGCAGGAATTACCCCGAGCTGCTCATTAGACCCAGGAGCTGGAATGACTTGTGCTTGTTATTGATTTTTCAAATGAGCCGGCAAGGTCCCTGTTGACCCTTTGATTAATCTGCCCTTAGGAGTCTTTGCTTAAAGATGGCACTGGAAAGTGATGCTTCTTGGGTTTTCCAGAGGGTAGAGCCCGGTTCTCCCTTTTCTTGGGCTGGTTTGCtggagctggcaggagcagcatCCCAGGGCTGCGGTGGTCCTGAGACATGTCCCTGTCCCTCCTTGCATGTTGAGGGACCGTCTCCACCGCTCACAAGACACATCCTCCCACACCAGTGGGCCTGTGTCCCACCATCCAGAGCCAGTTCCTCCCATGGGGGACAACTGTGGAAGTGCTTCTGTCCCCAGCAAGGGTGTTGGGGAGGGAAAGTGGGTCCCTCCATCATCTCCCCAGTCCCTGAGCACCCTCTGTGGCCAACCCCAGCCCAGAGGACAACGCAGAACAGGCACGTAAAAAGGTGGTCTTTAAGGTTAAAATTGATTTAATGTATACACAGACACATTTCTGAAGGCAGAGGCCATACTCGTCCTGCTGAATACTCCCTTGCAGAGAAAGCCACCTTAGCTCTGCCCCCTCAAGATGTTCTGGTGCTCCAGACCTGGAGGTCAGGCAGCATTCAGTTGCATCCatgctggtgtcactggtttcAGGCTAAACATGTCATGTACTGTCCTGCACTGTCACACTGCTCATCAGCACCATAAAGGGCATCATCAACAGCAGGCAATGGCCAAGGATCCCAAGTCCATGGGCACCCCTGGGAAAGGCTCAGATTGGGTCTCCCCACAGATctcagggctggggagaggaggattTCCAAGAAGTTAATCATAAACTTAATTTAGATTGCCAGGGTTCTTGAAACACCATTGCAACAGTGTTCATCCCGGTTTTGTTCAGATCTGGAGAACATGACCTCTGATTGAAGCAAAGTAGAAAAGGTGAGGAGGGAAAGTGAAGCATGGAACTACCCTGAAGGCAGCGGCAGAGAGGCCAGAGCCTGGGCTGGTGGGAagcaggtgggtgctggtgtaaCAGACACTGGTTATAATGGTTCCCTTGAGCAACCGTGTCATTCTGCTTCCAGCCAGTTTAGGCACCTTATCCAGGCACTGGGGGTGATGAGATGAGGAGAGATGTCAACCGCAGAGCATCCTTAAGCCagtctgaggaggaagaagagggggaggaCCACCAGCATGCTGGTGGTGGTAcaggctgcagcagctgaggaCTCACCTGGAGGCAAAGAGAGACCTGGGACATGGAAAGGGCTGTGGGCTGTCCAGCCCTGGCAGGGGACCCCACCTGATCCCCTCCCCAGCTGGGCTCCTGCCACCCACCAGCCCACGGTGCAGGGGGAAAAGGCACCCACCACTCCTGACCCATGGGCCACCTTCAGCCTTGCAGGGACTCACTGTCCTCAGGGTCATCACCACTGCTCTGGGGACCCTCCAAAGCCAAGGCCACCTTGCAGCCCATCCCACCCAAGTTTTGCCATTTCATGTGTGCACTGCAGGTGGTACCTGTCCAGGAACAAGGGTGCCTGTAGGTCAGTGAGGCATTGTTGGAGGAGACAGGGTTGCTGACTTTGCAGGTGTAGGTTTCTATCAAGGGGTCAAAGGAGACATGCTGCTCAGAGGCACCCGCATCCTCCAGTGGGAGCTTTCTGGGGGGGATCCACTCGTAGGTCACCCCTTCGAGCCCCACTGAGCACTCCAGGGTGGCTTTGCACCATGTCGAGTCACCCCTGATCACTTTGGCGTTCACAGTGGGCTTCGGGACCAGCTCTGCAAGAGGCAGCAGGATGTCACAGCCACCCTGTCCCCCCACGGGGTTCTGGGACAACCCTCCCATTCTCCCAGCTCACCATACACTGTCAGAAGGATGTTTTCAATGTGCTCCTTGCCCACCTCATCCTCCAGGTACACCTGGTACATGCTGCTATCATTTTTCTGCAGGAAGCTGATTTTTAGGGTGTTGTTGGGGAAGAGCTCCAGGCGTCCCTTGTAGCTGCTGTTGGTATACCAGACCTTCCCCTTGCTGTCCCGGCTGGCGATCTTCACCAAGTTGTTGCGCCGCCAGTGGATTTGATGATAGGAGGTCTGGGTTTGCAGTCTGGGGCTGAGATATGCCACCCCATCAACAACCCCTACCACCTCCAATGGACTGTGTTGTGCCCAGgctgctgagaaagcagagaCAGGTACTGCTTGGCCAGCCAGACACAGCCCACTCTTCCCTGGGACTCATCCCCAGGGACCTCCATTCCTCCCAGAcacatgaaaaatgcaaataaccCATTTGATCACTAATTCCTAACAGCTTTGTGCTCTCTTGGCCTTGGAGGCATGTGGCATGAACAAGCCCTACAGCTGGCAGCAGAATTTCCACCTCCCCACCCTGAGCATGCAAGCACCCAGATGCCCCtgtgttggggttggggtttttttcccctctttgctttcatttctggggTCCTTTCACCACTCCAGGCTCACCCAGAGCAGCCCCTCAACACTCAGCTTGGTGGCGGTGATGCCAGGGGCTCCCTCAGGAAAGAAGCCGGTGGGTCACACCTTGGGCACAGTGCTGGAATGGGAAAAGCCAGGGGAGAGAGCAGGGACGGGGAGGGTTTACCTGCAG
Coding sequences:
- the LOC126040252 gene encoding CD48 antigen-like isoform X2; this translates as MSCPSCVAAQPAPFLQSPPPGPGFRGGGKGLQTRGVFGEQLPGEEDFHSGVWVQTQREDGDGAYKGVPLPPLHHAKYGAWAQHSPLEVVGVVDGVAYLSPRLQTQTSYHQIHWRRNNLVKIASRDSKGKVWYTNSSYKGRLELFPNNTLKISFLQKNDSSMYQVYLEDEVGKEHIENILLTVYELVPKPTVNAKVIRGDSTWCKATLECSVGLEGVTYEWIPPRKLPLEDAGASEQHVSFDPLIETYTCKVSNPVSSNNASLTYRHPCSWTACWWSSPSSSSSDWLKDALRLTSLLISSPPVPG
- the LOC126040252 gene encoding CD48 antigen-like isoform X3, yielding MSCPSCVAAQPAPFLQSPPPGPGFRGGGKGLQTRGVFGEQLPGEEDFHSGVWVQTQREDGDGAYKGVPLPPLHHAKYGAWAQHSPLEVVGVVDGVAYLSPRLQTQTSYHQIHWRRNNLVKIASRDSKGKVWYTNSSYKGRLELFPNNTLKISFLQKNDSSMYQVYLEDEVGKEHIENILLTVYELVPKPTVNAKVIRGDSTWCKATLECSVGLEGVTYEWIPPRKLPLEDAGASEQHVSFDPLIETYTCKVSNPVSSNNASLTYRHPCSWTGESSAAAACTTTSMLVVLPLFFLLRLA
- the LOC126040252 gene encoding CD48 antigen-like isoform X1; this encodes MSCPSCVAAQPAPFLQSPPPGPGFRGGGKGLQTRGVFGEQLPGEEDFHSGVWVQTQREDGDGAYKGVPLPPLHHAKYGAWAQHSPLEVVGVVDGVAYLSPRLQTQTSYHQIHWRRNNLVKIASRDSKGKVWYTNSSYKGRLELFPNNTLKISFLQKNDSSMYQVYLEDEVGKEHIENILLTVYELVPKPTVNAKVIRGDSTWCKATLECSVGLEGVTYEWIPPRKLPLEDAGASEQHVSFDPLIETYTCKVSNPVSSNNASLTYRHPCSWTGTTCSAHMKWQNLGGMGCKVALALEGPQSSGDDPEDSESLQG
- the LOC126040252 gene encoding CD48 antigen-like isoform X4, whose amino-acid sequence is MAMGLTRAFLFLLFIMQTAWAQHSPLEVVGVVDGVAYLSPRLQTQTSYHQIHWRRNNLVKIASRDSKGKVWYTNSSYKGRLELFPNNTLKISFLQKNDSSMYQVYLEDEVGKEHIENILLTVYELVPKPTVNAKVIRGDSTWCKATLECSVGLEGVTYEWIPPRKLPLEDAGASEQHVSFDPLIETYTCKVSNPVSSNNASLTYRHPCSWTGTTCSAHMKWQNLGGMGCKVALALEGPQSSGDDPEDSESLQG